In Rhizobium sp. CIAT894, the genomic window TTCTGGATGAAGTCAGGATTGCTGCGATACTGGTCGAAGGACTCGGGTTTGATCGTGATGATCTGCAGGCCGGCCTTGCCGCCGGGTTTCAGACATTGCCGGAGCTTGGAGAAATAGGACGGCCAGTATTTCTCGCCGACCGCTTCGAACATTTCGATCGAGACGATCCGGTCGTAGAGCCCGGTCTCGTCACGGTAATCCTGGAAACGGAATTCGACGCGATCGTCGAGACCGGCCTTGTGGATGCGCTCTTGCGCAAAGGCGAGCTGTTCGCGGCTGATTGTCAGGCCCGTGACCTTGCAGTTCAATTCGCCGGCGGCGAATTCGGCAAAACCGCCCCAGCCGCAGCCGATTTCCAGCACGTGATCCCCGGGCCCGATGCCGGTCGCTTCGGCGAGCGCGCGATATTTGGCGTTCTGGGCCGATTGCAGGTCGTTGGCCCCTGTGGAGTAGAGGGCTGAGGAATAGGTCATGCTCGGATCGAGCCATTGCCTGTAGAAATCATTACCGAGGTCGTAATGGGCGGAAATATTGCGCTTCGAGCCCGTCCTGGTATTGGTGTTCATCCAATGGCGCACGCGCTCGACGAGGCGGCCAATGCCGCCCTTGCCATTGGAATAGCTGTAGACGGCCTCGCCGTTGACGAGGAAGAGTTCGAGGAAGGCGGTGGTGTCGGGACTGTCCCAGTCGCCGTCCATATAGGTCTCGGCGACCCCGATCGTGCCGCTCGTCAGCGCCCGATAGGCGAGGTTCCAGTTGTGGAGGCTGAGCGCCGCTTTTGGCCCGGCCTTCTGGCCCTCGACCAACAGCCTACGGCCGTCCGGGAGAGTAACGGCGAGCGAACCGTGCTGCATGTGCAGAAGCCCGCGCAGCGCCAGCTTTGCCTTGAAGGGCAGGCCCTTCACCATGCGGGACATGTTTTCGGCCGTCAGCGTCACCGCATCGCGAGCCAGCAGATTCCAGTCCTGCGCCTTGCTCATCTCTCCTCCTCCAACATTCTTGCCGGTTTAGGGACGACGAAGCACCCGATAATACACACGGCCCCCCAGCCATGACATCGAAGGCTACTGCATAATTGCTCAAATCGGAACCGATTTAAGATAAGACTATGAAGCAGTTCTATGTGTTTCGGCGTCTTTACGCGCCTGAAAAGACCGGACCGCCGGAGCCGATAAGGGGGCTTCAGCCGGCGCGATGAGGGCCGAATTGCATTCATACGCTATCCCTCATTGCCTTGTAGGCGGAGAGCGCCCGGTTGCGCGCGTTCGCATGGTTGACGATCGGTTTCGGATAGGTTTGGCCAAGCGTGATGCCGGCCTCGTCGAGCATGTTCTTCGGCGCCTCGAACGGCCGGTGGATGTATTTTGCCCCGAGCCGTTGCAGCTCCGGCACATGAGTTCTGACATAGTCGCCGTCGGGATCGAAAGTCTCGCCCTGCAGCATCGGATTGAAGATGCGGAAGAAGGGTGACGCGTCGGCTCCCGAGCCCGCCACCCATTGCCAGCTTGCCGCATTGTTGGCGGGATCGGCATCGACCAGCGTGTCGCGGAACCAGGCCTCGCCGCGGCGCCAGTCGATCATCAGATCCTTGATGAGGAAGGAGGCGACGATCATGCGCACCCGATTGTGCATCCAGCCGTGGCGCCAGAGCTGGCGCATGCCGGCATCGACGATCGGGTAGCCGGTCATGCCGCACCGCCACGCGTCGAAATCCCCGTCGTCGTTGCGCCATTTAAAGCCGTCGAAACGATCGTTCCAGTTCTCCGAGGCAAGACGCGGAAAATGGAAAAGCAGGTGGTAGGAGAATTCGCGCCAGGCGATCTCCTTGCGGAAATGCAGGACGTCGGCCGCCGGCACCCGGTTCGACAGTCCGCGCGTCGCATCCCAGATGCGGGCAGGGGAGATCTCGCCAAGCGCCAGATGCGGCGACAGCATCGAGGTCGCCAGTTTCGCCGGATAGTCGCGGTTTTCCTTGTAGCCCTTGAGTTCGTCCTCGACGAAGACGCTGAGCCTCTCTCTTGCGCCTTGCTCGCCCGGCGTCCAGAGATCGGCAAAGCCCTTCGCCCAGTCCGGCTTCGTCGGCAGCAATTTCCAGCTCTTCAACGGTTCCGATACCGGAAGCTGCGCTGCCAGCCGGAGCTTCGCCGGCGCATCCAGCGGCGGCTCGGCTTCGCCCGCACCCTCCAGCGCGCGCCAGAACGGCGTATAGACCCGATAGGGCGTGCCACTGCCGGTCATCAGCCTGGACGGTTCGTGCAGCAGCTGGCCGCCAAAGCTTCTCGCCTCGATCGCCTGTTTTTCCAATTCCTGCTTGATGTGGGTGTCGACCGAGATGCTCGACGGGTCGTAGCGCCGGTTCCAGAAAACGGCTTCAGCCCCGCTCTTTTTGATGACGGCGCCGAGCACCTCGAGCGCATCGCCGCTGGCAAGCACCAGCCGGCCCTGCCGCTCGTGCAATGATCTATCAAGCGCTTCCAGCGAATGATGCAGCCACCAGGCCTGCGCAGCGCCGAGCGGACCCGTGCCGGCTGCCGCCGGTTCGTTGATATAAACGGGGATGATCGGTCGCCCGGAGAGATGGGCGGCATTGAGGGCGTGATTGTCGTCAAGGCGCAAATCCTTGCGAAACCATAAAATGATAGGTTTTACCGCGTCTTGTACCAATGAAACCGTTCCCTGCTCCTGTTCTTTTCAACCTGCTACGGATGTACGGAACGCCCGGATCAAAAGTTTCATCCGGAGGGAAAGCTTTTATCGTGGTGGCGACGACATGAAAAAGGCCGGCGTGAACCGGCTTTTCCAAGCGTGGCGCACTTTGCGCGACATGCTTTGAAGCGAAGGTGCCTGTCAGTTGTCGTATTCGCGGCAGGCTTCGCTGATCGAGGCGCCGCTTTCGCCGCCGCGTGTGTCGACGCCCGATCTCTGCTGCGGCATGCCAGGGCATTCCATCGTTTGCGGCTGACCGATGCTCTGGGTCGTCATCGGATCGACCGGAGCGACGCGCACCGGATACATGCCATTGTCGCTGTTGGTGTAATCGGATGAATAGTTACCCGAACTCGGATCGGTCGAGCCGCCGTTGGTCGGCCCGATCGGATCGGGGTTCGACTGGGCAAAGGCCGACGATGCCATGCCGATCGCCAGCAGCGAAGCGGCGA contains:
- a CDS encoding deoxyribodipyrimidine photo-lyase; this translates as MVQDAVKPIILWFRKDLRLDDNHALNAAHLSGRPIIPVYINEPAAAGTGPLGAAQAWWLHHSLEALDRSLHERQGRLVLASGDALEVLGAVIKKSGAEAVFWNRRYDPSSISVDTHIKQELEKQAIEARSFGGQLLHEPSRLMTGSGTPYRVYTPFWRALEGAGEAEPPLDAPAKLRLAAQLPVSEPLKSWKLLPTKPDWAKGFADLWTPGEQGARERLSVFVEDELKGYKENRDYPAKLATSMLSPHLALGEISPARIWDATRGLSNRVPAADVLHFRKEIAWREFSYHLLFHFPRLASENWNDRFDGFKWRNDDGDFDAWRCGMTGYPIVDAGMRQLWRHGWMHNRVRMIVASFLIKDLMIDWRRGEAWFRDTLVDADPANNAASWQWVAGSGADASPFFRIFNPMLQGETFDPDGDYVRTHVPELQRLGAKYIHRPFEAPKNMLDEAGITLGQTYPKPIVNHANARNRALSAYKAMRDSV
- a CDS encoding cyclopropane-fatty-acyl-phospholipid synthase family protein, producing MSKAQDWNLLARDAVTLTAENMSRMVKGLPFKAKLALRGLLHMQHGSLAVTLPDGRRLLVEGQKAGPKAALSLHNWNLAYRALTSGTIGVAETYMDGDWDSPDTTAFLELFLVNGEAVYSYSNGKGGIGRLVERVRHWMNTNTRTGSKRNISAHYDLGNDFYRQWLDPSMTYSSALYSTGANDLQSAQNAKYRALAEATGIGPGDHVLEIGCGWGGFAEFAAGELNCKVTGLTISREQLAFAQERIHKAGLDDRVEFRFQDYRDETGLYDRIVSIEMFEAVGEKYWPSYFSKLRQCLKPGGKAGLQIITIKPESFDQYRSNPDFIQKYVFPGGMLPTRNHLAELAGKVDLSLVRDFSFGLDYARTLAEWRERFWSVWERIRPMGFDERFKRLWEFYLFYCEAGFRARNIDVRQVVFSRS